CAAACACTGCGCGCGCGCCGCTGGGCGAAATGTCCGCTGCGGTGATTTCATTTTCGACCTTCTTGAAGTGCGGGCGAACGTTGGGCAAGTCGGCGGGCACGGTCACGGCGATTGGCTTCGACTTCCCTGACGCCAGATCCAACAAGCTCAAAGCCCCAAACTGCTCGTAAACAATTGCTCCGGGACCGGCGGATGCCGACTTGATGTCCGATGTGGCGGCCACAACGGTTTCAACCTTTTTGCTCTTCAGATCGTACGAATACATGCTGAATGGGCCGTTGCGGTCAGAGAGAAAGTAAACTTTGTCGCCCACCCACATGGGGGCGCCGTCATTGGACGTCTCGCGCGGGACCTTTTCAATGCCGTAGTCCGTGAGATTGGCGATCCATATGTGCGACGCTTTGCCGCCGCGGTAGCGCTTCCATCCGATAGAGGAGAGGCGCCGGGTATTGTCCGTGGGAACGTAGGCAATGTGCTTGCCGTCCGGGGAGTACGATCCAGCCTCAGCCATGGGCAGAGGCAGCTCGTGCGGCAGGCCGCCATCCAGCTTCACGGTAAACAGCTTATTGAAACGCGAGTAGCTGCTTCGCGCTGAGCGAAACAGAATCTGCTTGCCGTCGGGCGTCCAGCCGATTACTTCGTCAACGCCCGGGTGGTGCGTGAGCCGCCGGGGCACGCCGCCTTCAGCCGGGATCACGTAAACATCCACGTTGCCGTCATAGTCGCCGGTGAAGGCGATCATGCTTCCGTCGGGCGAGAAGACGGGATCGCCCTTGGTCCCGCTGCCGCTGGTGAGCAGGCGGGCCTCGCCGCCGTCACGGGCAACCAGCCAGAGATCGCCCGCATAAGAGAAGGCGATGTGGGTCTTCGACAGCGTGGGTTTCTGCAAAAGCAACGGCCCGGCCGCGTGGGCGCTGACGACAAGAAATACGGCCAAGAGCAAAGACGAGAGCAGCAAGGAAAGTTTCTTCATAGACTCCACCAAGGTGAGAAATCAGCATTCCGGCAAACTGGCAAGGTTAGCAGTAACGGCGGGCGGCGGGCAATCCATGGTGACCATCCTCGCCGAGCCTCATATGCTAGCGAAGTCTTCGCCCATGCGGTATCCTCAAGCTGCTTCACGGAGCTTATAAAAGCCCGACCTCCCCAAAACCGGATCAATCCCCGATGCTGAGATGGCTGCTTGTATTGTTGGCGGTGCCTGCTTTCGCTGAATCACCGCTTCCCGAAACCGTTCATTTTCCCAGCGCAGATGGGAATACGCGTCTGGTCGGCTACCTCTTTAGGCCCCAGGGCCACAAGCCTGCTCCCATGCCCGCGATCGTGATGCTGCATGGCCGCGCCGGTCCTTATTCGTCGCTGGCCAAAGGCCATTACAACGCGGCAACTCTCTCCAAGCGGCACAAGGCTTGGGGAGAGCACTGGGCATCGCGCGGCTATATCGCGTTGCTGGTGGATAGTTTTGGCCCTAGAGGCTACGCCAAGGGATTTCCCAAGGGCAGTTATGAGGACCGCCCCGCTGAAGTGAGCGAGCAAACCGTGCGGCCGCTGGACGCCTACGGGGCCCTGCGCTACTTGCGCGGACGAAAAGACGTACAGCCAGACCGCATCGGCGTGCAGGGCTGGTCGAACGGCGGGATGACCGTGCTGGTCACCATCAGCCGGCGGGCCCCGGGAATCAAGGAACCTTCGCGCGATACCGGCTTCCGCGCTGCGCTGGCTGAATATCCCGGTTGCGGCATGGACGCGGTAAAGGGCAACTACCGGAACTACGCGCCATTGTTGCTCATGGTAGCTTCGGCGGATGAGGAAGTTTCCCCCAGGCTCTGCGAGGAACTTGCCGAGAAGGCCAGAAAATCCGGCGCTGACCTGGAATTGGTTGTCTACGATGGAGCGGAACACAATTTCGACGATCCGGGCAAAACCAAGCAGTCAAAGCGCGCCAACCACAAAGCCACGGAAGACGCCCTTAGACGGGCCACACGTTTTTTTGACAATCAGTTGCGACGCTAGCCTCCCGCCCAACGGAGAGGCCACGATGCAGCGGACATTGCGTGGGTTCACCGCTTCTTGCCCGGAGATTTTTTGCTGCGCGTGCGTCGCAGCGTGCGCCGAGTTTCCATCAGCAACACCACCACGTGCGCCAGCGCCGCGTGTTCCAGATTGAGGCCTTCCGGTGTCTTGGCCTTGATGCCGACCTGCTCCGGCTTTACTCCTAGCAGCTCGGCAACGCGCGCCTGAATCTTTTTGGCATACGGGACAATCTTCGGCGCGGCCATGACCAGCGTGGAATCCACGTTAGCGATGGTGTATCCGGCTTTGCGGACTTGCTTGAGGGCTTCAGCCAAAAAAATCGCCGAATCGGCGCCTTTCCACTTGGGATCGGTTGGAGGAAAGTAGCTGCCGATGTCGCCAGCCGCAACGGCGCCCAGAAGCGCGTCGGTGATGGCGTGAAGCAGGACGTCGCCGTCGGAGTGACCGGACAGGCCGTGTGTATGCGGCAATTCAACACCGCCGATGCGCAGAGGAATTCCCGCTCTGAACTCGTGAGAATCCCACCCGTAACCTATTCTCACGGAAAAACCTCACCGCTGATGAACGCTGATAACGCTGATTTAGAGCGGTTCACGAAGATCCTCCCAGCCGATGGGCTCGCACCTCTTTACGGCCATTTTCAAAGACAAGCCGCCGCACCTGTGGTTTGGGCCCAAAATTCAAAATCAATCCTAGTTCCAAGGTTGTAGCCTTGAGATAATTCAGGAGTTGCGCCTCATGCGCAATCACGATTGCATCCGCCGTCTTCAGCTCGAGGAGAATACAGCCGTTCACCACCATGT
The Terriglobia bacterium genome window above contains:
- a CDS encoding prolyl oligopeptidase family serine peptidase yields the protein MLRWLLVLLAVPAFAESPLPETVHFPSADGNTRLVGYLFRPQGHKPAPMPAIVMLHGRAGPYSSLAKGHYNAATLSKRHKAWGEHWASRGYIALLVDSFGPRGYAKGFPKGSYEDRPAEVSEQTVRPLDAYGALRYLRGRKDVQPDRIGVQGWSNGGMTVLVTISRRAPGIKEPSRDTGFRAALAEYPGCGMDAVKGNYRNYAPLLLMVASADEEVSPRLCEELAEKARKSGADLELVVYDGAEHNFDDPGKTKQSKRANHKATEDALRRATRFFDNQLRR
- the ispF gene encoding 2-C-methyl-D-erythritol 2,4-cyclodiphosphate synthase, with amino-acid sequence MRIGYGWDSHEFRAGIPLRIGGVELPHTHGLSGHSDGDVLLHAITDALLGAVAAGDIGSYFPPTDPKWKGADSAIFLAEALKQVRKAGYTIANVDSTLVMAAPKIVPYAKKIQARVAELLGVKPEQVGIKAKTPEGLNLEHAALAHVVVLLMETRRTLRRTRSKKSPGKKR